From the genome of Oncorhynchus masou masou isolate Uvic2021 chromosome 15, UVic_Omas_1.1, whole genome shotgun sequence:
tggaattgttgttcaatttaaatgtttcaaTATGAAAGTATTCGTGATgcgatgaaatgtgattttagctaaaatgtgagatttgggttttcataaggtagggctctgctcaatcagtggcccgcccctgtgaagggacatgggctataaaacttttcaaacacgccctcctctccctacctatataaagccttgacgacaatataacctcctgttccgaggatgtgaggacgacagTCCGATGTCAGaagggttcagataataactacagaacgaagccaacatcgttgtgagctttggttgtgaatggtatgaactttgaactcttattcactacagaagtgatacctcctagccgttgagttagcaacagcagctgcaaacgcaggttaggaaggaacattaccacacaatgacgttactacaacgtatccaatttaccagcagagacattcttcaaaggacaaaggactaggttgggcaacacggccttccatctaccaccaacctaccgaagcgcggctcagagtaaatatttattgcattttccttttccaaatgggcggtaatttagaatgcataagatactgtatttatgatagcacagcttcttcctttgttactcagtcttcccactctttcactcaaacccagacccttttcttttgtggaacaagctgtcatatctgttccgcccgcttggtacgttttcctttatgacgtaatttgtaatcgtGGTATAATTCATtctttgtatatgtaattctatgtgaTTAGTTCGGTATTTAGTACATAAATAATTAAACTCAATTTTggattgctgattcaacttgttagccagggttcgtgaagataaccaagaatttacaactttcagatgagactgaattaaggtgacgattaatattgactgctatattgatgtaaaatattactggttctttaagagtttattcggaagataacagctcaaaaaatattattttgtgataaattattttatagaatagcatgtcatatcacttaatatggcatagccaaagacacgacagaaGGTTCTACAGGCCCTTGTTTTGTCGgacctggactactgtccagtcatgtggtcaggtgccaaaaaggacttaggaaaattacaatcGGCCAAGAACTGGGCAGCACGACTcacccttaaatgtacacagagagcatACATTAATATTATAAATGTCAATCTCTCAAGGCTCAAAGTGGAGATTTACTTCAtaactacttgtatttgtgagaattattgacatgttgaatgcacccaGCTGTCAGTTTAATCTACGAGCACACAACTCAGACACCAATGCATactccacaagacatgccaccaggccTCATCACAGTTCCCAAGTCCAggacagactatgggaggtgcacagtactacagagAGCCATGACATGGAtgctattccacatcaagtaactcatgcaagcagtaaaataagATTTAAAAGATAAAAATACAATTTATTGGACATCGAGGACTGTGGAGAAACATTTGCACTATAgacacacatggattttgtgttgtagatgtggCAGTAGAGCAGTGGCCCGAGGGCAAaccttaatgtgttgtgaaatctgttttaGAATGTAATTTTAGTTTTATTGTATAGAACTGCCTTTAATTTGACAGACCAtgaagagtaactgctgccttgacatcagctaatagggatccataaatGCAAATGTTAGTAAATTAAGGATTATGCAATTTAATCAGATGCCATCAAGGCCTTTCTGGGTATGTCAAATTATCACAAAACTCTGGCCCTCTGTATGGCCTTTTTACACGTTAAATATGTTTTCAAATAGAACGACAGTTGTGAAACTTTACCTTAAATATTAAccaacttagtgaataccattacCATAAAAATTTACTCAATTTTACCATGACAATACGTCTTGGTTTTAAATGatggtggcagttgtgaaaagtAGCAATTGCTGATTACACACTTCACATTAGGCTATTTTCCCCTTTAACCAAGTGGTCTACTTGAAACTCATATACTCTGgacacattaacaatgtctatcaATATCTCTGCCAGTTAAAGTTTAAGTTACGCTTGTATATCAATTACCAAAATGAACATTCAGTAAATTACCAGTAGCTCTGAGTCCGCGTGACAGCTCCAATAAGCCCCTTATGGTGAACAAGAGGCTTGACTCGTTACTATTTGGAGCATTCAGTTACTTGATGTAGGGGAACAATTGGCATTACCAACATAAATACACAAGAGTAAAGAATTTGGTGTCAGTAAGAGCAAAACTCTCAATCACTTAAAAAAATAAAGCATCATAACAGCTGGCTAACAGGTTTGATTGACCTCTAGGCTGTCTAATAAACTTGTGATGCAGAGAAAAGGTGTAAATCCACTGAAGGTAACTATTTAACCCCTATGACCCTAGAGATGATCATTTCTGCTCTTAATTGACCTGGCACTATTATAAGATAAGGTAAAGGAAACCCTCTGTGGTAAGAGGTAACATCCACTAAACTCTTGTTAAACTTTTATTGTTATGACCCTCAGCCACTAGTAGGTCTACAATTGTCAGTATTTATCACTGGTATGAAGATACTCAGTAAAAGAGCAAAGAACCTGAATAAACTGTTACAACATCATTACTACAGGTCAACACATAGAAAATATCAACAAAAACTTCAGTGAAACGTTTTATTGTTTTAACAAGATGCCTTGCCTCCAATACAGTAGTGTTGTCAAAAACACCAATGTTACAGCTGTGTTGCACTGCACCAGTTTAACACTCCCCTCCCTATAAATGCAAAGCCAGTAGGATTGATCAGAGAAGCCAGGATCCTGGTCTGAGGCTGTAGCCTGGGGATGGAAGTGGTTTAGCTCTGGCCTCCCAGGGTGTGCTTGTCAAACAGGTACTCTGCCATCTTGTTTTTGACAGCATCCATCTTGGTGAGGTTGGTGATGTGGTCTCCCAGCTTCTTAATGGCCTCCACCTGCTCATTCAGGTAATGGGTCTCCAGGAAGTCACACAGCTAAAGAGGGAAAACACAGGTCAGACAAGAGAATGAATACAGACCATTGTAGATACAGTAACACAAGAGCCTGGTGGTAATGGCATAAGGACAGATCATTTGTTTCCAGCTTTGATCTTttaaaactaggcaagtcaattaagaacaaattcttatttacaatgagatCCTAatgtggaacagtgggttaactgccttgttcaggggcagaatagttttaccttgtcagctaggggattcaATGCAGCAACctttgttactggcccaacgatctaaccactagacaacctGCGGCCCCTTATGCATTGTGTGCGTGTGAAGCAGGTCACACAATCCTGCGTCATTAGTTATCAGAGCAACAAAATCCTGATTATCTCCTGGGACAGTAACTGTAATCAATGTGATACATACATGTGGTTCCACCATAACTTACATGGGGGTCAACCTTGTCAGAGGCAATCTTGTGCAAGTCCAGCAGGGCCTGGTTCACATTCTTCTCCAGCTGCAGAGCACACTGCATGGCCTCCAGCCCATTGCCCCACTCATCACGTTCTGGCTTCTACACAGGACAGAGTGAGCATAGAAGTGTTGAGGACTACTAGCAGACATTAAGGTCAGGATAAAGTGAACAGAGTTACACCCCTCACAGTTGAGTGGTTAGAAGCAGTATGTTTAGGACTACTGCCAGGTTCTCTAGATCAACTTAATGCTGGACACTCTCCTCCATGGAGTAAAGACATTTTCTAACAGTCTACAATCTGAAATGTGTTCCACGATGCTCACATTGATGTCCTGGAGTAAAATGCGTCCACCTCTCTTGTTCTGGAAGGAGAGTAGCTTGTCGGCGTGCTCCCGCTCCTCGTCGCTGTTCTCCTTGAAGAAATGTGCGAAGCCACGCAGAGCCACATCGTCACGGGAGAAATAGAAAGCCTGGGTGGATAAACATAGTTAGAAGAAAAAGAATACGACAACATTCTGATCTTGTTGTGGCAACTAAGCTTGATGATATAGGGATGAATCAGTCTAGTCCGTTTACTTGGTAACCTGACATTTAACCTGTGAAGGAGTTGTTTCGCGCTCTGACCAAGGTAGGATAGATTCCCGGCTTCATTTGAAAGCTATATCTACCCGAAGGCTCTTAATGGCCTCGCCAAGTAAAACTCAAATGTACTTCACGGAGTTGAGATTGGCTATTAATTGTCTAGGACTACAGAAAAGTCAAGTGAAAAGATATTTAGGCCCAGGCATAATAACACAGGTAAATCAACAGAACGGTCATATTGGTAGACTCCTTACCATTGAAGTGTAGGTGTAGGAGGCAAACATCTCCAAGTTGATCATCCGGTTGATGGCAGCTTCGCAATCGTGGTGATAGTTCTGGCGGATCTGAGACTCCATCTCGGCAGATTCTTTAATATCAAAATGAAAGGTATAAAAATAGAGTTTCTTAGACTATTTTGCTATTACAGTTCaagtcagtgatgtgttatcaATCCGGAATGTTCGATTATTGCGGGACGAAGGCAGAGGAGTTCCGTTCAATCACTGTTGAAGCAAGAACTTCTTCATGCGTCTTCTCAGACTTGTGAACTGGAAGGATCCTTGGTCGCTCTATTTATTGTTCCAAACGGAATGCGTCAGTGAAATCCACCCTCACAGAGCGTAGCCAATCACCTTTAGAATTCCAACAGGAACGAGGCGGGTCATTTGAAGACGAGCCCACTCATACACATGACCTAAAACAAAGAGTatttattatattgacaagagAGCCGAGTGACCACTCTAACACTGGAAATACATGTGCTCAACGAATGAAGAcaggcaagatcaggtgggagCATTCTAGCCAATGACAGAGGAGGTACGCGTGTGAACACCGCTCACAAATAAACTGACTTTTTCTCAAAGTTTCCGGGAATGCCACATGCatccacttatatcagtacatTTGTAAAAGCTTAAACATTACGAAACTTGTATTCGATCATAATCCTCAAgtaatttgaaaaaaaaatggGCTTATCTCACGCAGACATATCTTGGGCGGAGTAAATGCTCTCGCCTTGACCTCTTCATCTCGGTCCGTTTTTACTTTGTTTATTTCAAAGTAACATTCTATTTGGAAACAACTAAAGCAGTCGTATCAGCCAAAAGCAATGCTAACAGTGCAGGTCCAACTACATATGTTATTGTAGAAAAATGTGTGTGTTATATCCTTAGAAGTAAAAATGAAGAATTTGAACACTCATTCTAATATTAGGCTAATTGAGAAATAGTCTACGTCTACTTTTGATTTGGAATATTAAAGGAATTTAACTTTCAGACGCAGTTCTGTAAACTTCTGTTTCATTCTATAAAAGCACATGTTTCAATAGCACATGTAGCTTAATTATTTACCTTTTCTAGAATGCAGTCAAAAGAAAAACTGTAGGGTTTATCACACTTTTTTATGTCAGCTCATTTTTCAATATGAGGTATGGGAATACAGTAGTGGACAGAGAAAGAAAGGCTGGCTTTTGTAGAAATGGTATTTGATGATACACCTTTCGGTTTCAAATGACATATTCGAGTTGACAAATGGTATATCAGAGTTGATTACAATAGCCTATAAATCACTACACAAAATCAGTAGCTACATACATCTAACCATACATATGTTATTAAGCTAAAACTGTGAAGTGGAAAACTTTTTACAGCCAATGAAAATCAAAGACAACAGTAATAAAGTACCGTCCTAACAATTTCAGTTCACATGACCTGATCTTCCACAACTGTTGACATGGTGCTTTCAGGGTGCTGTGTTATTGCTCAATACAGCCATGTAGTTGAAATGTCATTGGTATTCATAAGAACtagagctgtgttcgaatactcatactaactgcAGTAACCATACTGCTTGTGATGTAAATGTAGTATGTTtactggtcatagtatggatatagttagtatgccagaTGAGCCAAAATAGTGGACATTATTTCCGTGCTTTCAGGGCCCAaaatgcaattcttcagaaaaCGGGCGTGGCCTCACAACGTTTTCAGATTTTAAGAAAATGGCATAAAGTATGGTGCCGAAGTCAGACGAGAGCAGATACAAATTCATTGcattaactaattatgacaaatgttcaGCGATGTAATGAATTTTCAAACAAGTTAATTTATAATTTCTTTGCTACGCTATCCTTTCGATCCGtgtagcatatcattacagcagtatgtaccggtatgttagctagctacctaacgcaAATCTAGTTGGCTATTTATACATCAGacttagctaagtggtatagtcaTTGTGTGTTCTCTATGGACATTGTTATTTCTCTCTGGCTATttactccaatttcagagcactctcatctgagtgtacCAAAGCGCAGATTAATTGATTCATTTTACAACCGTAACTTCTGCAAAAAATGCATAATACATTTTTTGCCAGCaccacagttacagtcaccaatgctctggataacacgAAAACAGCTCTGccagggcgagtaaaatggtcagattgaggtgttctctcatttgtgtctgaaagtagctagaaagttagccagtttagcttgggtgcttgattgCTTTTGTGGAGTCaaaacgctcggatcaaccctactcttcGGGCCAGGTCGTCCAGTGTGGGCTCTGAGCGCTCAGAATGTGAAATGCTTTGAATTTCCAAactgacaatctgacaacgctctgaatttacgaacgcccagAGCGAACTCttgcactccagattgaatttgcAAACACACCCGGAATCGTATGATGTCtagctagtaatttgttatgctaacaagctagcaagaggttgcacaGCATCAGCTTCCGGTATACAGTCGATGCGCTAGTAAACTCAACTAAAAGTTTTCCGTTCTGTTAATGTATACGCTAATGTAACCTTAATTTATCTTGGGAAGTCAGTGAGGAACAAaatcatattttcaatgacagcctggatttgaaccaagtACTATAGTGACGCtgcttgcactgagatgcagtgccctagaccactgcgcaacTCGGGAGCCCTCTATgacctaatagtatatagtatgcaCTCATTaagtacagtatgtactatacagtatgtttgtatgggtattcgaacacaaCTTAGGTCTTCTTGGGCAGTATGCATCAAGCCTCAGCGTAAGAGTGccgatttaggatcagtttagccttttagaacacattgaataacattaTATGGGCAAACATAGCATTAAAATTGAAATTggcaaaaatgtgtttttattttttgtgcAATTATTTTCTGTAATGTTCAACCCCGAGAACTTGTGTTAAGTTGTTAAAGTCACGACCGGGTTCATCATGTGACCAGCCGCACAAAGTTATAAACAGTAAGTAATATTGTAATTAGTTAACCATTATATAACTATTTCTATTGAAGTTCTAAAGGGTGACAGTGTTTTTAGTCTGTACTTtttcaccctccccctctctcccttctgctcACTCCCTCCCACTATTATTACCAGGGGCGCAACATTGGTTTTAGATATGGTGggaacatatatatttatattttttttgggggggggggggtcgcatAAGCACTGCAAACAGCCTAACCGACTGCTCGGAGttatccgcatggtcctaaagcacaccgttgcctcgttttgtatcacattcaaATTATAAAACTGGGGCAAAAAATGCGTGTCCCCCAGGTCCCCCCTCCCAATGGAAGTCAATTAACTAAGCACACCACTATCGCATTGTTGTCTGCTTAAGGAGCCACCTCATTAAGCAAGACAGTGGTAAACGGCCTGAGTGAActatcttcatttatccaccatctttggtcTCAAGGTAGTTCTGTTCTGTCATCACAGTAACAATGTTGGTAGGAGGTGGGGTTTGGTGACTGCAGAAACAGACAAGAGGGATGAAGAATGGGTGAAGACCGGCTGATACCAGATTTCAAGAAAATAAAAAAGAGAACAGCAGGAACATATTCTGTACTATGTAACttacatatactgtataattTACTAAGGCATTTTCAAACTAATAGCTGTGAATGGTTGTTTCTGTGAATTTAAGGGAAAATACAACAACTTTCCTGAAAATGTTGTCAATGTAGTCAATCAGAACTCAAATACCAATATTTTTCTGTATTACTTTAAACTCTCGGTCTAACTATAACAGTTCAGAAAGTCACCACCAATGTCAAAACCCATTATTCTATTTATGTTCCCTTCACCACGTATGAGCAGTATATGGTCTTGAAATGAATATATTCTTTATATATATtagtattttctctctctttattgagaTCAGGATGAATACAGATATGACGGCGTAGGCAGGGTTTGAATCCATGCCGCAAAGGGTCATGTGTGGTCTAGAGTCAGCAGCATTACCACTAGACCAGAATATGGCACAGAAATAATCAGCAATTAACTTTATAGGAGTCGAGGCACTCAAAGTCAAAGGGGGGCACAATCGTACAATGTTGCAGTGCAGAATGGAGCTTTACCATCTATGCCAAAAGCATAAGCCTCTAATGGAGACAGTAGAAATGTCATCAATACATGCTTTACTATTCCCCCTTCTCGCTAGGAGCATTCTGGTGTCCAGGGCCAATATGTGTATGAAAAGGATCCCAATCTGGATCCCACCCTGGTCACCAACGTAGCTAACTgatgtaaagagagagaagtgccTTAGCGGAATGTAAAATTGTGTGGTCCAGGGACAAGAACAATATCATCTACGGCAAAATCCTGGGCTCCTGACGGGGACAATATAATTCCATTCACTGCGTGTTACAATAGTAAAACAATCTCTTTGTCACCTCGTCACACTGATTCTATATTGAATTTAGTCTTCGAGATGGTCTAGCGAGCATCTGTGGTTGGTGCTCTTCAACTCTAAAATGCACTAtaaccctcaaactcaactctggacttAGAAGCCTGTTCCACTGCTTCTTTAAattattcccctctaatcagggaatGATTTAGACctggacaccaggtgtgtgcaattaattatcaggtagaacagataaccagcaggctccggacctcatAGGGTAAATTGAATACTCCTGCACTAGATTGTGTAAGGTAAAACCTGCAAAGAAAAGGCAACAGGCAAGTGCACAAAGAAAAGGCAACAGGCAAGTGCACAAAGAAAAGGCAACAGGCAAATGCACAAACACCAGAGAAAACTCAGATATTTTTATTCACTATCAATCTGCGTTTTATCCGGTATTTCTAGAACCATTTGCAACTGGAAATGGACATGTTTAGGATAACTGGTAGAGTACTGCCAATACCAGATTAGTTGTAGAGTCTATTGCAGTGTTTTGATTAGGCTTACCTGTAATGTCCAGAAATTATGAATAACATCAGCTGTTTTAGAGCGCAGGGATTCTTAAAAGATGGGACAATCAACTTTTTTTCTACAAATATTTGTCTTAATTTTAACTAAATGTGAAGATTATATTTTGACACACCAAAGTATCAGCTATTAACACCAAGTAAAGGAACAACCTATTTTTTTCAGTAAATGCAACTAAGTGGATTTTGTCAATTTCGTCAGACACCATAAAAGGCATTTCATTTGTACAATTATTGTCCAACAAGTGTTTTAAAGGCCTTGAATGTTTAATGCTAACATTAGATTATTCATTCATGTGTAATGCAAATCTCCAAACATATTTTGTTTTATAGCTATATTAAATGCTTCAGGGCTAATTTAGTTCGCAATCTGGCATGGTTTTCTAGATTTTGAACATGAACAATTATAAAAT
Proteins encoded in this window:
- the LOC135555951 gene encoding ferritin, middle subunit-like, encoding MESQIRQNYHHDCEAAINRMINLEMFASYTYTSMAFYFSRDDVALRGFAHFFKENSDEEREHADKLLSFQNKRGGRILLQDINKPERDEWGNGLEAMQCALQLEKNVNQALLDLHKIASDKVDPHLCDFLETHYLNEQVEAIKKLGDHITNLTKMDAVKNKMAEYLFDKHTLGGQS